The Elusimicrobiota bacterium sequence GATTTTCTTTTGGCGAGATAATCGTCGAAGCTTCTAAAGCGTAATTTTTTCTTTTTGAGTCGCGCGACTTCTTGAATGTCCTCGGAATCTTCAATTTGTTCAAGCAAATGAAGATAATCTTTGATTCCAAGAATCACGGCCACCGGTTTTCCACCGCGAATGATAAATTCCATCGATTCTTTATTCATTGCTTAATAGTCTAACAGATGTCGCAAGCCTATTGAAGGCACCATGATTTTTTCTATAGGTGTCATTTTAAATCGTTTTGAGGTTAAGGTCATTGTTCAAATTCTCTATCTTTGAACCAATTTAAAAGCGCTTTTTCCGGCGAAGCCAGTTTTTCTTTTTTTAAGCGGGATTCCAGGGGATCAAAGATGGTTTTTGTTTTGTCTTTGCCTATTTTGCGAAGCAAAGCATCCAATGTGTCAAGTTCCCCGGCATTATGAAGCCTAAGCATTTCCTCTAAAATTTCATCGTCATTTAAATGTTTGATATCAATCTCACTTTTGCCTGGCCCAACGTAAGCTGACCCTCCATAACTTACAAGAGTGCCGTAGACCATTGTGTCAACCCGTGTTGCAATCGGCAGATAGCAAAATGGGAAACAAATCAGGCGGCGATCGACATATACATTGCTTAAGGTACTTGCGCGGCGAAATTGGAGAGCATCCTCGACGGCAGCTCGAAGAGAATCATTTCCCAGCGGTCCTATCCCGAGTATGTAGTAAGCACTGGAGCTTCCGGACGCAACATCAACGGGCTGTTCAAATTTTGAACCGACAGCATTGGTTGAGACAGTCATTGGAAGATACTGTACGCAGCCGGTCATTATCATGAGAGGACCAGTTGCTGATATGCGAATAATATATTTGAGTTTTGACAGCATCGCTAAAAATAATTCGACGTGATGCCGCCGTCGATGGTGATGGCGGCGCCGTTGGTCCATGTCGATTCGTCGGAGGCTAAGTAGAGGGCCGCGTGCACAATGTCTTCGGGCTTGCCGAAGCGGCCCATGGGGATGCGGTTCAAGCGTTTGGCTTTTTCCGCCGGTTCTTTAAATAGCCATTCCATCAAGAGAGGCGTTTCAATGGGGCCCGGGCAAATGGCGTTGCTTCGAATGCCTTTGGGCCCGAATTGCACGGCTAAGGATTTGGTCAGGGCAATCACCCCGCCTTTGCTGGCGGTATAAGCATCCTGGGGCACGGAGCAGCCCACTAAAGCCACAAATGAGGCGACATTGACGATGGAGCCGCCTTTATTCTCCAAGAGATGAGGGATTCCGTATTTGCATATCAGGTAAATGCCTTTTAAGTTGACATCCTGAGTTTGATCCCAAATCTCAGGATCGGTATCCGTCACTGAATGATCTTTTTCCAGGAAAATGCCGGCGTTGTTGTAGAGAACGTCGAGTTTGCCGAAGGCTTTGACCCCGGCTTTGATCGCGCGTTCCACATCCTGGGCTTTAGCCACGTCGCAATGCTCATAAACCGCCTGCCCGCCGCTTGATTTGATTTCAGCCGCCACCTCGGCCCCGGCCTTATCATTGAGGTCTAAGGCGATGATGTTGGCGCCTTCTTTGGCGAAGATGCGGCAGGCGACTTTGCCCATACCCGAAGCTGCGCCGGTGATTAAGCAGACTTTATTTTTAAGACGCATGGTTAAATCCTTTCGAAATAGCGCTCGCGTTCCCAGCAGGTGACCGTGCGCTCAAAAGCCGCCAGTTCCAGGCGCGCTGCATGCAGGTAATGCTCGATCACGCCTTCGCCCAAGGCTTGTTTGGCGACCTTGCTTTTTTCGAGCGCAGCAATGGCCTCATGTAGGCTTTTGGGGACTTCGGGGACGCCTTTGCTTTCATAGGCATTGGTTTTTGTTTCCGCCGGCGGTTCGATTTTATGTTCAATGCCGTAGATTCCGGCGGCGATAGTTGCGGCAAAAGCCAGGTAGGGATTGGCGTCCGCGCCCGGTATGCGGTTTTCAACCCGGTAGCTGGGGCCATGGCCCACGATGCGAAAGCCGCAAGTCCGATTGTCATGCCCCCAGGCAATGCGCGTGGGCGCGAATGTGCCGGCCTGATAGCGTTTGTAGGAATTGACGCTGGGAGCGAAGAACAGAGCGAATTCCCTGGCCAAAGCCATTTGTCCGCCCAGCCACCAACGGAAGGTTTTGGTTGGGCTTTGGCCTTCCCAAAATTTGGATTTTTTACCGGTGATATCCCAAAGCGAAGAGTGAAGGTGGAAACTGGAGCCTGCCAAGCGGCTGTCGTATTTGGCCATGAAGGTCAGGCAAAGATTTTTGGACATGGCGATTTCCTTGGCCCCGTGCTTGTACACGGTGTGCCGGTCGGCCATTTCCAGGGCATCGGCATAGCGCAAATTAATTTCATGCTGGCCCGGCCCCCATTCGCCTTTGGAGAACTCAACCGGCACTCCGGCCGGTTCCATCAAATTGCGGATATCCCGGTTGACGGGTTCTTCTTTGGTGCCTTGCAGGATATGGTAGTCCTCGATATAAGAGCCGAATGTCGCCAGGTCATGAAATTTTTTTGCTTGGGCCGTTTCATAGGTTTCTTTGAATAGATAAA is a genomic window containing:
- a CDS encoding type II toxin-antitoxin system Phd/YefM family antitoxin, which produces MNKESMEFIIRGGKPVAVILGIKDYLHLLEQIEDSEDIQEVARLKKKKLRFRSFDDYLAKRKS
- a CDS encoding glucose 1-dehydrogenase; amino-acid sequence: MRLKNKVCLITGAASGMGKVACRIFAKEGANIIALDLNDKAGAEVAAEIKSSGGQAVYEHCDVAKAQDVERAIKAGVKAFGKLDVLYNNAGIFLEKDHSVTDTDPEIWDQTQDVNLKGIYLICKYGIPHLLENKGGSIVNVASFVALVGCSVPQDAYTASKGGVIALTKSLAVQFGPKGIRSNAICPGPIETPLLMEWLFKEPAEKAKRLNRIPMGRFGKPEDIVHAALYLASDESTWTNGAAITIDGGITSNYF
- a CDS encoding glutamine synthetase → MSTRTKHSQNAATSGNHKPSPILKDGPLTGSSLLGQTGLARLAETGEIDTILMVFPDMQGRWMGKRVTAPYFLDQAADSGVHACAYLLTADMEMEPLPGFNLTSWSQGYQDFHLVPDWTTARVLPWLPKTGLVICDLNTEAGKPIEVAPRQILKRQIERLSGLGLRAKTASELEFYLFKETYETAQAKKFHDLATFGSYIEDYHILQGTKEEPVNRDIRNLMEPAGVPVEFSKGEWGPGQHEINLRYADALEMADRHTVYKHGAKEIAMSKNLCLTFMAKYDSRLAGSSFHLHSSLWDITGKKSKFWEGQSPTKTFRWWLGGQMALAREFALFFAPSVNSYKRYQAGTFAPTRIAWGHDNRTCGFRIVGHGPSYRVENRIPGADANPYLAFAATIAAGIYGIEHKIEPPAETKTNAYESKGVPEVPKSLHEAIAALEKSKVAKQALGEGVIEHYLHAARLELAAFERTVTCWERERYFERI